The proteins below come from a single Bacillota bacterium LX-D genomic window:
- a CDS encoding ABC transporter ATP-binding protein has protein sequence MSLLDLNDVTINFGGLTAVQSLNLKIEKGETLALIGPNGAGKSTVFNMITGIYPPTKGEILFNNEKINDLKQFQVTKKGIARTFQNIRLFKDLSVLDNVKIGCHAHTKSEILGAFMRFPSVKIEEQKITSEAQKFLKLMQLDHKSDEMAKNLSYGEQRRLEIARALASHPKLLLLDEPVAGMNPQEKVALSKVIGEIKNLGITIFLVEHDMKFVMSISNRVAVLDYGRKIADGTPKEIKKHPEVIAAYLGKGVV, from the coding sequence ATGAGCCTTTTAGATCTAAATGATGTAACTATTAATTTTGGCGGTTTGACTGCAGTACAATCTCTAAATTTAAAAATTGAAAAAGGAGAAACCCTGGCTTTAATAGGCCCCAATGGTGCTGGGAAAAGTACAGTTTTTAATATGATTACAGGTATTTATCCTCCAACCAAAGGTGAAATATTATTCAATAATGAAAAGATTAACGATTTAAAACAGTTTCAAGTTACTAAGAAAGGAATAGCTAGAACCTTTCAAAATATTCGTTTGTTTAAAGATTTAAGTGTTCTAGATAATGTAAAAATTGGCTGCCATGCACACACTAAAAGTGAAATACTAGGAGCTTTTATGCGTTTCCCATCTGTGAAAATAGAAGAGCAAAAAATTACTTCTGAGGCCCAAAAGTTTCTAAAATTAATGCAGCTTGATCATAAGAGTGATGAAATGGCGAAAAATTTATCCTATGGAGAACAGCGCCGTTTAGAAATTGCTAGAGCATTGGCTTCCCATCCCAAATTGCTCTTACTTGATGAACCAGTGGCTGGCATGAACCCTCAAGAAAAAGTTGCTTTGTCGAAAGTTATTGGAGAAATTAAAAATTTAGGTATAACTATTTTTTTAGTCGAGCACGATATGAAATTTGTTATGAGTATTTCCAACCGGGTTGCAGTACTAGATTATGGGCGTAAAATAGCAGACGGGACACCGAAAGAAATTAAAAAGCATCCAGAAGTTATTGCAGCTTATTTAGGAAAGGGAGTGGTCTAG
- a CDS encoding ABC transporter ATP-binding protein has protein sequence MLIVKNIDVSYGAIKAIQNICFEVNEGEIVTLIGANGAGKSTTLRAISGLVTMDSGTITMEGKSIHNLPPHVIVSMGISHVPEGRRVFPQMSVAENLELGGYTRKDKKNKFVDIEQIYEKFPRLKERKNQLAGTLSGGEQQMLAIGRALVSKPKLLLLDEPSMGLAPMLVQQIFDTIKEINSNGTTILLVEQNAHMALTIAHRAYVLETGEIVLSGTAKELAENPEVKKAYLGE, from the coding sequence GTGCTGATAGTAAAAAATATAGATGTCAGTTACGGGGCCATTAAAGCCATACAAAATATTTGCTTTGAAGTTAATGAAGGTGAAATAGTTACTTTAATTGGGGCCAACGGAGCAGGAAAAAGTACAACTCTTCGGGCTATATCTGGCTTGGTTACCATGGATTCTGGTACAATTACAATGGAAGGAAAAAGTATCCACAATTTACCTCCGCATGTTATAGTTAGTATGGGAATTTCCCATGTTCCTGAGGGCAGAAGAGTGTTTCCTCAAATGAGTGTTGCTGAAAATTTGGAATTAGGTGGTTATACAAGAAAAGATAAGAAAAACAAATTTGTTGATATTGAGCAGATTTACGAAAAATTTCCACGTTTAAAAGAACGAAAAAATCAATTGGCTGGGACCCTTAGTGGTGGAGAACAGCAGATGCTGGCTATTGGTAGGGCTTTGGTATCTAAACCCAAATTACTCCTTTTGGATGAGCCTTCAATGGGACTTGCTCCAATGCTAGTTCAACAGATATTCGATACTATAAAAGAAATAAACTCTAATGGGACAACTATACTTCTAGTAGAACAAAATGCACATATGGCTTTGACCATAGCTCATCGAGCTTATGTGTTGGAAACGGGAGAAATAGTGCTTTCAGGAACAGCTAAGGAGCTGGCAGAAAATCCAGAAGTGAAGAAGGCATATCTAGGCGAATAA
- a CDS encoding DMT family transporter, producing MVKILSKNLFDHKGKHALNPYLVMAIAIICISFGSIFSKMSDAPAIIIAAYRLGFSSLLLLPFIFGKSWQEFKSIKSSKVLWALLSGLFLALHFATWVSSLKYITVSSSVVLVALQPVFVAVGSYLFLKEKIPIKALLAGLIALSGTFLIGAGDLQIGSKALWGDFLAISGAVFAAAYWIVGRSLRQSLSVTTYTFLVYTTSAVILFGFAYVQSIPLLAYDIKNWVLFFALAIVPTLGGHSLFNWSLGYVQSIVVSISILGEAVGATILAYFIFGEAPTFIELFGGIVILLGLYLFIINNKQ from the coding sequence TTGGTAAAGATTTTGAGTAAGAATTTATTTGACCATAAGGGCAAACATGCGCTAAATCCATACCTAGTTATGGCCATAGCTATTATATGCATATCCTTCGGTTCAATTTTTTCTAAAATGTCCGATGCACCTGCGATTATTATTGCGGCCTATAGGTTGGGTTTTTCTTCATTATTATTACTACCTTTTATATTTGGCAAAAGTTGGCAAGAATTTAAAAGTATAAAAAGCTCTAAGGTACTTTGGGCTTTGTTAAGTGGTTTGTTTTTAGCTTTACATTTCGCTACTTGGGTAAGTTCATTAAAATATATTACTGTTTCAAGCTCGGTGGTATTAGTGGCACTACAGCCCGTTTTTGTTGCCGTGGGCTCCTATTTATTCTTAAAGGAAAAAATACCTATTAAAGCATTATTAGCTGGGCTGATAGCTTTAAGTGGTACGTTCCTAATTGGAGCAGGAGATTTACAAATTGGCAGCAAAGCGTTGTGGGGGGACTTTTTAGCTATTAGTGGAGCAGTATTTGCCGCTGCTTACTGGATAGTTGGACGTTCTTTAAGGCAATCTCTAAGTGTTACAACTTATACCTTTTTGGTTTATACAACTAGTGCAGTAATACTTTTTGGATTCGCATATGTACAGAGTATACCTCTTTTGGCATATGACATAAAAAATTGGGTGCTGTTTTTTGCATTGGCAATAGTTCCTACCTTAGGAGGGCATTCCCTTTTTAATTGGTCCTTAGGGTATGTTCAATCTATCGTAGTCTCCATAAGTATTTTAGGAGAAGCAGTTGGGGCTACTATTTTAGCTTATTTTATCTTTGGTGAAGCGCCAACGTTTATTGAACTATTTGGTGGGATTGTAATTTTATTAGGATTATATTTATTTATTATAAATAATAAGCAATAG